The Elgaria multicarinata webbii isolate HBS135686 ecotype San Diego chromosome 4, rElgMul1.1.pri, whole genome shotgun sequence genome contains a region encoding:
- the TFB2M gene encoding dimethyladenosine transferase 2, mitochondrial gives MLRSTAAMAVVALVPPGLPGRQLVRAAQSLSSGLRLSVRGVAGPSKKAHGLVKPRFPLLIPEVDETARVVKEKTKPSPPLRRFIACPELARAVVSRLEKGRGPELQKPLVLESEPGPGILTRTLLNAGARVIALESNNTFIPNLESLKKKVDGQLEVLHCDFFRLDPVSAGLMRPPLMYSERLFENLGILPVPWTADIPLKVIGIVPQKRERNLLWKLIYDLYERSSIYKYGRIELNLFVSEKEYKTLVAKPGESRIYQALSVIYQTACDIQLLHMEPWSSFLTNSRNGGLSIPKSVLLQNDHLCLVQLTPRKDLFTESLTTMNSSIFIVMVKQCLAKCKTKLIDKLNLWSSESGKKLLRQLEIPENITTGSLYPEQYKALFEIMTQSNEFDQSWLYENDSLDDISINI, from the exons ATGCTGCGTTCGACGGCGGCGATGGCGGTTGTGGCGTTGGTCCCCCCTGGCCTGCCAGGGCGACAGTTGGTGCGGGCGGCTCAAAGCTTATCGTCCGGGTTGCGGCTTTCAGTGCGCGGGGTGGCAGGTCCAAGTAAAAAGGCTCACGGCCTGGTCAAACCCCGCTTCCCGCTGCTGATCCCAGAGGTGGACGAAACGGCCCGGGTAGTCAAGGAGAAGACGAAGCCTTCGCCCCCGCTGCGAAGGTTCATCGCCTGCCCGGAGCTAGCGCGGGCCGTGGTCTCCCGGCTGGAGAAGGGGCGAGGCCCTGAGCTGCAGAAACCCCTCGTGCTGGAAAGCGAGCCAG GTCCTGGAATCTTGACCCGAACACTGCTCAATGCTGGTGCCCGTGTGATAGCTCTGGAGAGTAATAACACCTTTATTCCTAATTTAGAG TCTCTAAAGAAGAAAGTAGATGGCCAACTAGAAGTGTTGCATTGTGATTTCTTCAGATTGGACCCTGTGAGTGCTGGATTAATGAGGCCACCTTTGATGTATTCTGAGAGGCTTTTTGAGAACTTGGGCATCTTGCCTGTTCCTTGGACAGCAG ATATTCCTCTAAAAGTGATTGGAATTGTTCcacaaaaaagggaaaggaatctCCTTTGGAAGCTTATCTATGACTTATATGAACGCAGTTCTATATATAAATATGGAAGAATAGAACTGAACCTATTTGTCAGTGAAAAGGAGTACAAG ACTCTTGTTGCAAAACCTGGAGAATCAAGAATTTATCAAGCACTAAGTGTAATTTACCAAACAGCCTGTGATATTCAGCTTCTGCATATG GAGCCTTGGTCTTCATTTTTAACTAATTCAAGAAATGGTGGACTTTCCATCCCAAAAAGTGTG TTGCTGCAGAATGACCACTTATGCTTAGTTCAGCTGACACCCCGGAAGGATTTATTTACAGAGAGCTTGACAACCATGAATTCAAGCATATTTATTGTGATGGTAAAACAATGTCTTGCTAAATGCAAGACTAAACTTATAGATAAACTAAA TTTATGGAGTTCCGAGAGCGGGAAGAAACTGTTGAGACAGTTAGAGATACCAGAAAACATTACAACGGGTAGTTTATATCCAGAACAGTACAAAGCGCTTTTTGAGATTATGACACAATCTAATGAATTTGACCAAAGCTGGCTGTATGAGAACGATTCCTTAGACGATATCagcataaatatttaa